A genomic stretch from Sceloporus undulatus isolate JIND9_A2432 ecotype Alabama chromosome 5, SceUnd_v1.1, whole genome shotgun sequence includes:
- the PIGY gene encoding phosphatidylinositol N-acetylglucosaminyltransferase subunit Y produces MNLRGPRKFSSYERQTQVAKKMFLSLPTMTVLVPLLSLAGLFYSASVDENFPQGCTSTTNLCFYSLLLPVTIPVYVFFHLWTWMGLKLFRHN; encoded by the coding sequence ATGAACCTGAGAGGAcctagaaaattttcttcttaTGAAAGACAAACACAGGTGgctaaaaaaatgtttctgtcaCTGCCTACAATGACTGTACTTGTCCCACTGTTGTCTTTAGCTGGCCTGTTTTATTCAGCCAGCGTAGATGAAAACTTTCCTCAGGGCTGCACAAGTACCACCAACCTGTGTTTCTACAGCCTGCTGCTTCCAGTTACAATCCCAGTTTATGTGTTCTTCCACCTTTGGACCTGGATGGGCCTTAAACTCTTTCGCCACAACTAG